GTTGACCTCGAGACCATCTTTGCACGCATCAGAGATTTGGAAAGAGGActggaggacgatgatgaggacctGATGTACAAAAACCTTTACCGGAGGCTACTCAGAGACCCAGACAAGCACAGAAGTCCACACAAGACACTGGACACGCAAATTATGGACTTGTTCATGGTGCTCTCACGACCTGATTGGATCGATTTTACCAATCTAAAAAATCAGGTGGCGACCAAGTTCATCTTCGACACCAGTGCTGCCAACGCTGAGCAATATCGAAAGTtcttccaccagctcctcctgaGCATTGAGTTAGATCTTCGAATCAATTCCAGACACCACATGACCGATGCCAGAGAGAGGTTACTAGCACAAATACCACCAACGATACAATGGAGCCTCGCCCTTGCTCGACGATGGCGCGAGAACGTCCGCGTAGAGGCCTACGGTCCAACACCCGACGATATCCGCCTCCGCTTCAAACTCAAACGTCGTCAAGTCAAGATGCTCAAGCGTTTCGCCCAAATGATGAAGTGGCCCAATCTTTCCGAAACCCTGCGTGAGCTCAAACAACGAGATGAAGACTGCGTCCTCGATCTTGTCAGCTCCCACGCCATGGCCTTCTTCAGCGGGCTTGTCCTCCCGGGCCCTACTTTCCCTTTTCTTATAATGAATTCCCTGCTTGACATTGATCCAGACAGAGCCACTGACGATTTGGCTCTACTGACTCACATTCACCCCAGCTGTGGCTTCCAGTACCGTAACAGTTATACTTACTGGACCGCCACTTCCATCGTAGGCAAAGTACTCGCACCTACCTGCCGCTCATTAGGAGGCTGGGTCGGGCCGGCTCGTCCAACTGGCGATCTTGCCCGCTCTCAAATAGCACGTATTCGATCCCGACGACCCCCTAACAAGGTAACACCGGAGGATATCCGGTCTATGTCTGAGCGGTCTGATCCCCTCGGCCCCCCAACACAAGTCTTCCCAGTCAGCGAATATGCCCTGGTAGCCCCCGACCGCGACGAAGACGGCTACCTTGCCGATCTAGTCCGCATCGAACTCCTCAACCTCCGTCCTGCCGGACCAAACAATAACACCCGCCCCAACACTCCTCGATCAACCAATACCAAGTCCGACACCTCCAGCCCACCAAAGTGGTACGACGCCAGCATCCAATTCGCCATCGATGGTGTTTCCTGGCCTTTACGACTCACCTTTGACGTGAGCTTCATCAGCGCCTGGCCTTGTACCGACGGTCCTCATCCATTGTTCTTCGACTATGTATACACACCAGTCAAAGCGGATGAGCTGGTCAAAGTGCGAGACTGGCCTGGGGTGTTTGGAACCGGGGCAGGAACTCACAGTCATGGGCAGAACGAGAGAAACGCGAGGAGCTTATCGCCCACGACCCCTGGACAGGGGGCAAGTGGCGGACATACCAACCAAGGGAGAACGGGGGTGTCAAGTCCGAGTACTTTGAGtggcggggatgatgagaaggtgctggtggtggaggcatTTGGGGTGCCGGATAATGAGGTTCTGGCTAGGGCTTGGTGCGCGCATTGGGGATTGAGTGCGGTTGTGGCGGATTTGGGGAAGACCTGGTATGTTTTTATCTCTTACAGTTACTATTCCATGTGGTGCTAATATGGGTATAGTATGGCCTGTGCAATCAGAGAGGCATACGCAGCTACAGTCACGGTAGTGATCTTGGTGGACGATGACCAAGATAACCGACGGGATGATTAGACAATCGGAAGGGAGAGGGTATCAAATCAGTCAGGGTGGAGATATAACACAACAAAACctttctttaatttttaaGACGAGCAAGCGGAAGACTGATATCCAAGAATtagggagagagggggaatTTAGTTGGACATTTTCAAGGTCCAGGAGCGAGGATCATTGGCCAGGTGCTATGGTTCAGTTAGGGAGCGTGGAGCAatttgtttctttttgatttttGATGTATTTACGATAGCTAGCATTGCGTTTTTTGATTCGGTTGTTTGGCTTGATATCTAGTAAGAGATGAGCACagaaggaaggggatgaAAAGCAATACCCTGTTGGAACTTGGCTCTTTTGACCCTAAACTTGCTTATACCTGGGAGAACATGCTCAGGTGAGCCGTCAAGTGCTTATATACTCATCTATTAAGCTTTAAACGGAACCATTTCACCACCCCAGCTCAGCTTTGTTAGCTCTCGCCCTGCATTTTAGCCAGCCATCTCAGTTATCAAATGACGCGAATGGGATACCAGGCTTTCCAGCATAGCCACTCTTGGAAGTTTGTCACATCTTTCACTTTTGCTACCAACTCACACACTCATCAATCCACACCACGCGTCCCCCTTACTAACAGGACAAAAAAGCATGTGCAAAGTGTGCAAATGGTTATCTCGAACAAAAGTACCGAGCATTCAACATTGCCCGGATGCCCGGATGCCTAGGTAGCTTACACGTGCGAACCAAGATCTGAACAACCCATTCGAGTGGGATGACTGATGTCGATAGGTAATACGCACCCAATCAATCTGATAGTATCCGTCAGTTGCTGTGCCTTATTCAGCTTGCCCTGTCATCTATCGCCTTACTTCCATGCAGCTCTCCAGTTGCGCCTTCCTTCGGTATCGCCACATCCAAGGAAACAGATAGAACAGACCGGTTTCTATTATGAGCGGTCAACAAGTCATGGTGTGTGTCACGGTCACAAGGACTTGGGCAAGAAGGAAACCCTAGGTAGGTACTCGGGCGGTCAAAAAGGAAAGTGCCTCCGGGGAAGACGGGAAGGGGCGAGCTGGGGTAGCAAGCACAAATTTTTCACCTTTTCACTTGTACAGAAAGAGCACTTTCCCAAGATCGTACCTACCCGACGCAACTGCTTGACTATCTGCAGAAATTTTCACTTTGCTCTTTCTACTCACTTTTCCATTTTGCAAGCCATGTGTCAAAGGATTTTGATTTCCCAGCGTCATCATTCGTTACCTACAGCCTATGTCCGAAGAGGTCCGCGGAACCTTTTTCAGTCCACATCCTTCCGGCCTCAGACATGAGGCCTTCCTTCCTCCACATAGTCGGATACCAAATTCCACCCACCTGACGGAGAAACTCGAGAGAGGACAACCGAAACAACTCGGACACAATATTCCCTCACACCATCCTGCCACCATCGGCCCGAGGGAAGAAACGAATCCAAAAAAAGACCAGCTTTCGAAGAAGCGAAAGAGACCCCGTCCAAAATACCCCGTCGATACACCGCCAAAATCATAACGTCGTCATCATAAACCCGTCTGTCTTCCCCATCCTGATTTCCAAATCGACCGAATTCCAACTACCGACCTCCCATccgacctcccctccctgcatcaccccaaccctcatccGATTCGAAACACGTACACGCGGTCCCAGCACACCGGTTCAATCAAGCCCATCCCGCCCCCGGCAGACTTccaccttgtcctcctccaaatcagCCTTGCCAACCCGTCTGTCAAACCACACAATCCCACACAACGCTAGACATGAAGGGAAAGATATGCAAGTCATCCGATAGCCACACTATCAAACTGCATGGTTCGGTTTCTTGCATTTTTGGGTTTTTCATAAAAACGTATAAGTGATGAGATGAAACAGGAAATAGTTAAATAGGTGGAGAGTCTCAACCCCCAATTCCAAATTCTCGACCACAAAGAAAATTCCATCAACCCCTGTCACggcccccaaacccaacagTCATCCAAGAGACCCGAAAAGAGGACAGTATTTGTCTCAATCCCCGGGCCCGGAGTTATGCCAAGTCGGAGAAGAGTGGAGTTCCGTCCGGCCGGCCCCACGTCGAGCGATCAAACCCGGTCCAACCGAGATCCGACTCGCGATTTGCGTGGCGCAAGGAGACGCGTTGTTTTAACGCGAAGCTAGGCAgcaaccaccttctccttgtttcttcttttttgtttttttgttttgtttactCAACGGATCAGGATGCAGTTGAAAGACACGAGAGAACTGTGAAGACCAGATTGTTTCGCAAGACGGCGGTTTTCGCCCTCGTGATGTGAACTAAACCAGGTAAGTCCCCTATCGTCTCAACCGATATCCCGAGCCTTGAGAGTATATTTCATCCATTCGATGCCGACTCGACGAATTTCTCGATGGTCGTGACAttgatgaagacgatgacgGCGGAGCCGCGCCTGGCGTCCCTGGGATCTGGAGTTGTGGCGGCAACTCATCGAACTGCATCGCGAGGCGATACGTGTGTTCGGGAATCAGACGCTGCCTATACATATGTTCGACGACGTGGAAGTCTGGACGCATATGGTCGCTTGTCACCCGCTCGAAATCAATATGCCAGCGGATATGCTGCATGCGCTCGTAAAATCTGGGATACAGGTCGCTAGGGGACTCGGCAACGAAGGGGTAGTCATCGCAGAACCAGCAACGAGACTGCACAGGCAACTTCTCTCTCAAGTGGCGGACATGGTGTTCAATCCAACCAACTTCGTCATCAAGTCGAAATATTGCCGAACAGCCCTTGAGCTCGCTGAATTCGCACCACAGCTCACCAGTCTGCTGCGTCCAATTGGTAGGAGCTGGTGGCGCCGCAATACTTCTCCGTCCGGACGCTATCGAAGTTCTGCCTACCGAGCTCTGGTCATCCCATCGGCTGAATACAGATGCTGTACTGGACTGCATCGTGGATGTAGTGGTATATGCTCGTGACGCAACACTCGGCGCTGCTGTATATGACGATTGGACGTCAGAATTGGTATGGTCAAACTCAGAACCATCTGGCAAGTCACCGCTGACTATCGAGACTGCATATCGGGGAGTCTCAACACCGACACTGTATGGATTCTGGGAATAGCCGTACACTCCAGTGTAGTCGCTCGAAGGATACGTGCGAAGAAAGTTGTGAATCTCGTTGGGATCAAAACCAGGGCCAGCCATGGTGGTAATGGCCGATGCGCCGGGGTGGCGGTGACAGACAAGCTTAAGAAAGAGGGGGAGCGAGTGCTCTGTGAGGGGTGTTTGGGGTCTCAATTGGCGGGGGCTGGCGAGGTCCAATGGGTGAGCAGGGGGCTTATTCCTTCATTCAGCTATGTGCTGATTGCCGTTGACCGATCCGATTCAAATCGCAAGCTGCTGCAGTCCTTGGGAAGTCCTGCTGCAAGTAATTGCCAACACGCAGGCAAGGGATCAAGCAAGTGTTCTTGGTTCCAAACCCTACGCAGTTAGCTGGGCGTTGAGGCGAGCAGGTGTTGGGTGGTATCAAGTGTGCTATCGCGGATTCGAGCGCAAAGCCGCACAGCTACGGCACAGGAGGGGCCGGTATGGAAACGGCACAAGGGAACCGAGACGGAGCTGACGTCGTACAGATGCGATGTTGGCGGTGTTTTCTTGCTGTGTTGATGGAGCAATATGTGGTGGGCGTTTCCCAGCAAGAGAGAGAacggtgggatgggggatgttTTGGAAAAGAGAAGCGGGAACTTGGGTCTGATAAGACTGGATGGAAATGAGGGGCAGCTGTGAAGAGtgcgggtggtgttgttgaatgGTATTTGGGGCCGAGCTGTGATGTGTGGGTGGCGCCTGTCAATTTTGGAAATGACATTTCACTCAGGATTAGCAGTCACGTCCGCGTTTCCGGGAGTTCCAGGATGTTATCAACTTTTCCATTTCCACTTCAACGCAACATCGACCGCTACATCGATCAACACCAGTCACGTTTTTCGTTCTCGTTCCTCTTGCAGACGCGGCATGATCCATCCAGCTACATGGAGTCTTTGTATCGTTTCTGCCGCATGCAGACACCATCTGCCGGAGCCCACGCCACCCTCGAGGCCTGGAGCGATGCATTTCTGGGTCGAGGTGTTAAGATGCTCTTTGCTATCTTGTGGCTTCTCTGCTACTTCTGTTCATGTCTCGACCGCCATTTCCTCACAGTCGTCATTATTTAGAGGGTCATCTCGACCTCAAGCTTGACGAATGATTCACGCGGGTAAAAACCACATAGCTTGAGTCCATACAAGCGACGCAGCATGTCGCATTAGCCCTTGGCCAAAGTCTTACTGCAGCCACCGCTCCGCTTCAACTCACTGGCTACCACTCTCTCATGCTGCCATCTGCAGCTTCTCCGCAGAGCTGATGACCTTGGCCAGGACGGGACGGATGCCATCTGCATGGTTTAACCAGTCATTCAGTAGCCTTTGACCGATTTCAATCCCACCACCGAGTCATATATTTCATATACCAACGCATTGTTGCTTTGCGGTATGCTCCAGATGGACAGAGCTTTAC
The window above is part of the Podospora bellae-mahoneyi strain CBS 112042 chromosome 3, whole genome shotgun sequence genome. Proteins encoded here:
- a CDS encoding hypothetical protein (EggNog:ENOG503P5DN), producing MAGPGFDPNEIHNFLRTYPSSDYTGVYGYSQNPYSVGVETPRYAVSIVSGDLPDGSEFDHTNSDVQSSYTAAPSVASRAYTTTSTMQSSTASVFSRWDDQSSVGRTSIASGRRSIAAPPAPTNWTQQTGELWCEFSELKGCSAIFRLDDEVGWIEHHVRHLREKLPVQSRCWFCDDYPFVAESPSDLYPRFYERMQHIRWHIDFERVTSDHMRPDFHVVEHMYRQRLIPEHTYRLAMQFDELPPQLQIPGTPGAAPPSSSSSMSRPSRNSSSRHRMDEIYSQGSGYRLRR
- a CDS encoding hypothetical protein (EggNog:ENOG503NXXA), coding for MADEEQPKKKSFWGLLRAKSTASKISKFLEKDPQRRASTGEVYRQRRQSEPVISELRPSASRRRPRRTNPDATKGKGREDAYGPSHDAGPLTEWPPSGMSSTEELRLGPAMQLISRGVPAFKGHKRPIPHVSDHYYAMFATVAGNRGEETDAANHHDSMTQLMTLCLLGSGPASYPWETLEQPSYSFCFGRRPGTITLNHWASLASVLPTTIPLRDSGIEPREVDLETIFARIRDLERGLEDDDEDLMYKNLYRRLLRDPDKHRSPHKTLDTQIMDLFMVLSRPDWIDFTNLKNQVATKFIFDTSAANAEQYRKFFHQLLLSIELDLRINSRHHMTDARERLLAQIPPTIQWSLALARRWRENVRVEAYGPTPDDIRLRFKLKRRQVKMLKRFAQMMKWPNLSETLRELKQRDEDCVLDLVSSHAMAFFSGLVLPGPTFPFLIMNSLLDIDPDRATDDLALLTHIHPSCGFQYRNSYTYWTATSIVGKVLAPTCRSLGGWVGPARPTGDLARSQIARIRSRRPPNKVTPEDIRSMSERSDPLGPPTQVFPVSEYALVAPDRDEDGYLADLVRIELLNLRPAGPNNNTRPNTPRSTNTKSDTSSPPKWYDASIQFAIDGVSWPLRLTFDVSFISAWPCTDGPHPLFFDYVYTPVKADELVKVRDWPGVFGTGAGTHSHGQNERNARSLSPTTPGQGASGGHTNQGRTGVSSPSTLSGGDDEKVLVVEAFGVPDNEVLARAWCAHWGLSAVVADLGKTCMACAIREAYAATVTVVILVDDDQDNRRDD